In the Acidovorax sp. A79 genome, one interval contains:
- a CDS encoding diguanylate cyclase produces MNLDLLDRDTLRVVLAVAELTLAPIVALIWKGNKDVKGVNWWIAGSVSTMIGFSIPIFVELKAPAARFINDFFGIMALAFMLHGTLHFRGKTKLARITFLAMPWFAVVMIVTMAAVYGKDAARYLILDAVVVAFTLGMAYHIAHWNWPVRFSAQNLSALYLTSLSIAFCLRWSFIFFAEDRAAVIQSPYHAYLYLVLISFTIAWNCCIILVCEESAHKKVDSIANTDPLTSLPNRRSFDVILNESIERAKRETHRFALALIDLDEFKQINDRHGHSVGDQVLVEFAQRLKKHARNTDFVARLGGDEFVMIIRDAENAKNLHFIVDRLKPHLNGFALLGHSQPIEIKVSIGGAVWPQDGESSRDILRNADMRMYEDKKLRKAPAC; encoded by the coding sequence ATGAATCTTGACCTGCTGGACAGAGACACCTTGCGTGTCGTCCTGGCAGTCGCCGAGTTGACGCTCGCTCCTATTGTTGCCTTGATCTGGAAAGGCAACAAGGACGTCAAAGGCGTCAACTGGTGGATTGCTGGGTCGGTATCCACAATGATCGGCTTCTCGATCCCGATATTCGTGGAACTGAAGGCGCCTGCGGCACGCTTCATCAATGACTTCTTCGGCATCATGGCGCTGGCCTTCATGCTCCATGGCACCTTGCATTTTCGCGGCAAAACGAAATTGGCCAGGATCACCTTCCTGGCAATGCCGTGGTTTGCCGTGGTGATGATCGTCACCATGGCAGCTGTCTACGGCAAGGATGCCGCCAGGTACCTCATTCTTGACGCTGTGGTCGTGGCCTTTACCCTGGGCATGGCCTACCACATCGCTCACTGGAACTGGCCGGTGCGCTTCTCCGCACAGAATCTCTCCGCGCTGTATCTCACATCGCTCTCCATCGCATTCTGCTTGCGCTGGAGTTTCATTTTCTTCGCGGAAGACCGCGCGGCGGTCATCCAGAGTCCGTATCACGCGTATCTATACCTGGTCCTGATCTCGTTCACGATTGCCTGGAACTGCTGCATCATTCTCGTGTGCGAGGAAAGCGCCCACAAGAAAGTGGACAGCATCGCCAATACCGATCCACTGACAAGCCTGCCCAATCGCAGGTCCTTTGACGTCATCCTGAATGAGTCCATCGAGCGTGCGAAACGCGAGACCCACAGGTTCGCATTGGCCTTGATTGATCTCGATGAGTTCAAGCAGATCAATGATCGCCATGGACACTCCGTGGGAGACCAGGTGCTGGTGGAATTCGCGCAGCGCTTGAAGAAGCACGCGAGGAACACGGATTTTGTGGCCAGGCTTGGAGGCGATGAATTCGTGATGATCATTCGCGATGCTGAGAATGCAAAGAACCTGCATTTCATCGTCGACAGGCTGAAGCCGCACCTCAACGGCTTCGCCCTGCTGGGCCACAGCCAGCCCATCGAAATCAAGGTCAGTATCGGAGGCGCCGTCTGGCCCCAGGACGGTGAGAGCTCCAGGGACATCCTGCGCAATGCCGACATGAGGATGTACGAGGACAAGAAGCTGCGCAAGGCCCCCGCCTGCTAG
- a CDS encoding SMI1/KNR4 family protein produces the protein MTSILPDAARQFIEAAIVAGDMALPFHYPQPGQWEGWQSGFRHHGITGESLVGTAPGEWQPGWYVVALNGFGDPFFIDLNQEAKGFPVYYAPHGAGRWEAEQAAPSLQQLGDMLAVLRGLEDDATAAQHVVEAEASLGTRLWREVLENRQNRADTAKEPASPPDTTAWQHGTLVICGIGPQKMKVVQFLKQTFGLSPQEALALAMQPEIAVAEGYLVHLRRSQDHLQALGATVEFRPHGPRA, from the coding sequence ATGACATCCATCTTGCCGGACGCGGCACGCCAGTTCATCGAAGCCGCCATCGTCGCGGGCGACATGGCCTTGCCTTTCCACTACCCCCAGCCCGGGCAATGGGAGGGTTGGCAAAGCGGCTTTCGCCACCACGGCATCACCGGCGAAAGCCTGGTCGGCACCGCACCGGGCGAATGGCAGCCGGGCTGGTACGTGGTCGCTCTCAATGGGTTCGGCGATCCGTTCTTCATCGATCTCAACCAGGAGGCGAAAGGCTTTCCCGTCTACTATGCGCCGCATGGAGCGGGGCGGTGGGAGGCGGAGCAGGCCGCACCCAGTCTGCAGCAATTGGGTGACATGCTGGCGGTGCTGCGCGGGCTGGAAGACGACGCCACGGCTGCACAGCACGTGGTCGAAGCCGAGGCCAGCCTGGGAACCCGGCTCTGGCGGGAGGTGCTCGAGAACCGCCAGAACCGCGCGGACACGGCAAAGGAACCTGCGTCCCCGCCCGATACCACGGCCTGGCAGCACGGCACCCTGGTCATCTGCGGCATCGGTCCGCAGAAAATGAAGGTCGTGCAATTCCTCAAGCAGACGTTTGGCTTGTCGCCACAAGAAGCGCTGGCCCTGGCGATGCAACCCGAAATTGCCGTTGCGGAGGGCTATCTTGTGCACCTGCGCCGCTCCCAAGACCACTTGCAGGCGCTGGGAGCCACGGTGGAATTTCGACCCCATGGACCCCGTGCCTGA
- a CDS encoding DUF4274 domain-containing protein, protein MTPTHTVDRVAQALECGYDEMCTLVTHFTTSDQLDRFSRSYNANDGFEPLCCVVGHPECGAGTALFIYWQFHELLGDPQARATLDGEPARWNANALLCAIEQRYPDGFRLQGIACDPIADCARAFGPAYVESIRAQHKGSPLMQPPPAPSDAKESPR, encoded by the coding sequence ATGACCCCTACACACACTGTCGATCGCGTGGCGCAAGCCCTGGAATGCGGGTATGACGAGATGTGCACCCTCGTCACCCACTTCACCACCAGCGACCAACTCGACCGCTTCAGTCGCAGCTACAACGCGAACGACGGTTTCGAGCCTCTGTGTTGCGTGGTGGGTCATCCTGAATGCGGCGCAGGCACGGCCCTCTTCATCTACTGGCAGTTCCATGAATTGCTGGGCGACCCGCAGGCCCGCGCCACCCTGGACGGTGAGCCCGCGCGCTGGAACGCGAATGCACTGCTCTGTGCTATTGAACAACGCTATCCCGACGGCTTTCGACTGCAAGGCATCGCATGCGACCCAATAGCAGACTGCGCCCGGGCGTTTGGCCCGGCCTACGTGGAAAGCATCCGCGCACAGCATAAGGGGTCGCCGCTCATGCAGCCGCCGCCAGCGCCCTCCGATGCAAAAGAGAGTCCCCGATGA
- a CDS encoding SMI1/KNR4 family protein, which produces MNAGKPPFAGFDLVGFWVDSDYARREYVEPAPSPETTVAVEAELGYKLPASYIALMQTQNGGIPAHGRFPTDQPTSWAEDHVAISAFKGIGFGKQWSLCGSLGSRFKIEEWDYPDIGVYFGDCPSAGHDMIALDYRACGPSGEPCVVHVNQEADYRITPLAADFETFVRGLVHASEYEDDPEDVKHDALAHVRSAPFNTRLQKLCDQWPDPEMPANIRRLAETIVEDRGYFTLHADANSHLMYATQFLLLSHSRPVRSKEGFMQSYPGVIAMVGSAHFGTGAWAPGFVEDWFQARAMAGDLLQADNQWRLSPDFSARVLQSLRNGDEGGA; this is translated from the coding sequence ATGAACGCAGGTAAACCGCCTTTTGCCGGTTTCGACCTTGTCGGGTTCTGGGTAGACAGTGACTACGCGCGCAGGGAGTACGTCGAGCCCGCGCCCTCGCCGGAAACCACTGTGGCGGTCGAGGCTGAACTGGGCTACAAACTCCCGGCCAGCTACATCGCGCTGATGCAGACGCAGAACGGCGGCATTCCCGCTCACGGCCGTTTCCCCACCGACCAGCCCACCTCCTGGGCCGAGGACCATGTGGCGATCAGCGCCTTCAAGGGCATCGGATTCGGCAAGCAGTGGAGCCTGTGCGGCAGCCTCGGCAGCCGTTTCAAGATCGAGGAATGGGACTACCCGGACATCGGCGTGTACTTCGGCGACTGCCCCTCGGCCGGCCACGACATGATCGCGCTGGACTATCGCGCCTGTGGCCCTTCTGGCGAACCTTGCGTGGTGCACGTCAACCAGGAGGCGGACTACCGCATCACCCCGCTCGCGGCGGATTTCGAAACCTTCGTGCGGGGTCTCGTGCATGCATCCGAGTACGAAGACGATCCTGAGGACGTGAAGCACGATGCCCTTGCACATGTGCGCAGCGCGCCTTTCAACACGCGGCTGCAGAAACTCTGCGATCAGTGGCCCGATCCGGAGATGCCCGCAAATATTCGCCGCCTGGCCGAGACCATCGTGGAGGACAGGGGCTATTTCACGCTGCATGCGGACGCGAATTCGCACCTGATGTACGCCACCCAGTTCCTGCTGCTGAGCCACAGCCGGCCGGTGCGGTCGAAGGAAGGCTTTATGCAGTCCTACCCAGGAGTCATCGCGATGGTGGGCAGCGCACACTTCGGCACCGGCGCCTGGGCACCCGGGTTCGTGGAAGACTGGTTCCAGGCGCGCGCCATGGCAGGTGATCTGCTGCAAGCCGACAACCAATGGCGTTTGAGCCCGGATTTCAGCGCCAGGGTGCTGCAGAGCCTGCGCAACGGGGACGAGGGAGGAGCATGA
- a CDS encoding GGDEF domain-containing protein, translated as MGATLIVGMLCVHLLCFGAMFLLISTRLHGKKMGMEVFAIGNFLLGSAYVLQLAGGPPGWNAMSVVNHTLTLCAPAVYGVGAMRFFGRPAPLWRPLLTLALAYTAAQVVAQWTLGTAARYAMLAGASALLFAAMMATVIHGARTFARDLRVEMVLFAALIGGIFALNAVKFVTVLQNGLEALDMDSRFQTVFYLYMSFLATVLAPSIVWLVLRRLTDELRAMAAHDPLTRLLNRRGLLEGLQAHFRSRTAGPAHLLIVDIDHFKHINDSYGHQVGDTVLCHVADVLRETARQGDLACRLGGEEFVVICLNTDAEVAMRLAERTRAAIENTEVMTAAAPGGPIRCTVTIGISPGFADPQELDRAMQQADAALYRGKNAGRNRIERNDDAVQASPSMKTEPLAASPAH; from the coding sequence ATGGGCGCCACCCTCATCGTCGGCATGCTATGCGTGCATCTGCTGTGCTTTGGCGCCATGTTCCTGCTGATCAGCACGCGCCTGCACGGCAAGAAGATGGGCATGGAAGTGTTCGCCATCGGAAACTTCCTGCTGGGTTCAGCCTACGTGCTGCAACTGGCGGGCGGCCCTCCGGGATGGAACGCGATGAGCGTGGTCAACCATACGCTCACCCTGTGTGCACCAGCCGTCTACGGAGTCGGTGCCATGCGGTTCTTTGGCCGCCCGGCTCCGCTCTGGCGCCCTCTCCTCACACTGGCACTGGCCTACACCGCAGCGCAGGTGGTGGCGCAGTGGACGCTGGGAACAGCGGCCCGTTATGCCATGCTGGCGGGCGCGTCTGCCCTGCTCTTTGCGGCCATGATGGCCACCGTGATCCATGGCGCACGCACGTTTGCCAGAGATCTGCGCGTGGAGATGGTGCTGTTCGCCGCCCTGATCGGCGGCATATTCGCCCTGAATGCGGTGAAGTTCGTGACCGTTCTCCAGAACGGACTGGAGGCACTGGACATGGACAGCCGTTTCCAGACCGTGTTCTATCTGTACATGTCCTTTCTGGCGACCGTGCTGGCACCGTCCATTGTCTGGCTGGTGTTGCGCCGGCTCACCGATGAACTGCGCGCCATGGCGGCCCACGACCCACTGACACGGCTGCTGAACCGGCGCGGCCTGCTCGAAGGGTTGCAGGCGCATTTCCGCTCACGCACTGCAGGTCCTGCGCACCTGCTGATCGTGGACATCGATCATTTCAAACACATCAACGACAGCTACGGCCATCAGGTCGGCGATACCGTTCTGTGCCATGTGGCCGATGTGCTGAGAGAGACTGCCCGCCAGGGAGACCTCGCTTGCCGCTTGGGTGGAGAAGAGTTCGTTGTCATCTGCCTGAACACCGATGCAGAGGTCGCCATGCGCCTGGCGGAACGCACGCGCGCCGCCATCGAAAACACCGAAGTGATGACCGCCGCGGCACCAGGCGGCCCCATCCGCTGCACAGTGACCATCGGCATCTCGCCAGGTTTCGCCGACCCACAGGAACTTGACCGCGCCATGCAGCAAGCCGATGCAGCGCTGTACCGTGGCAAGAATGCTGGACGCAACCGCATCGAGAGGAACGATGATGCCGTACAAGCAAGCCCCTCCATGAAAACAGAACCACTCGCAGCGTCGCCAGCCCACTAA
- a CDS encoding SPFH domain-containing protein has translation MEIAIVILVIAVIFIARSVKVVPQQNAWVKERLGKYAGTLTPGLNFLVPFVDKVAYKHSLKEIPLDVPSQICITRDNTQLQVDGILYFQVTDPMRASYGSSNYIMAVTQLAQTSLRSVIGKLELDKTFEERDIINAQVVQAIDEAALNWGVKVLRYEIKDLTPPKEILHAMQAQITAEREKRALIAASEGRRQEQINIATGEREAFIARSEGEKQAVINKAQGEAESIKAVAEANAQAIERVASAIRQPGGEQAVQLKVAEKAVEAYSQVAADSNTTLIVPSNMTEVSALIGSAMKMVQTTGTPRN, from the coding sequence ATGGAAATTGCCATCGTCATTCTCGTCATTGCCGTGATCTTCATCGCGCGCTCGGTCAAGGTCGTCCCCCAGCAGAACGCCTGGGTCAAGGAACGCCTGGGCAAATATGCCGGCACCCTCACACCGGGACTGAACTTCCTGGTGCCCTTTGTCGACAAGGTCGCCTACAAGCACAGCCTGAAGGAAATCCCGCTCGACGTTCCCAGCCAGATCTGCATCACGCGCGACAACACCCAGCTGCAGGTGGACGGCATCCTCTACTTCCAGGTCACCGACCCCATGCGGGCAAGCTATGGCTCCAGCAACTACATCATGGCGGTGACGCAGCTGGCGCAGACCTCGCTGCGATCGGTCATCGGCAAGCTGGAACTGGACAAGACCTTTGAAGAGCGCGACATCATCAACGCCCAGGTCGTGCAGGCCATCGACGAAGCCGCGTTGAACTGGGGCGTGAAGGTGCTGCGCTACGAAATCAAGGACCTGACCCCCCCGAAGGAAATCCTGCATGCCATGCAGGCCCAGATCACGGCCGAGCGTGAAAAGCGCGCCCTCATCGCCGCCTCCGAAGGCCGCCGCCAGGAGCAGATCAACATCGCCACCGGCGAGCGCGAGGCCTTCATCGCGCGATCCGAGGGCGAAAAGCAGGCCGTCATCAACAAGGCCCAGGGCGAGGCCGAATCCATCAAGGCCGTGGCCGAAGCCAATGCCCAGGCCATCGAACGCGTGGCATCGGCCATCCGCCAGCCGGGTGGCGAGCAAGCCGTCCAGCTCAAGGTCGCGGAAAAGGCGGTGGAGGCATACAGCCAGGTGGCTGCGGACTCGAACACCACGCTCATCGTGCCCAGCAACATGACCGAGGTGTCGGCACTGATTGGCTCGGCAATGAAGATGGTGCAAACCACGGGCACGCCACGCAACTGA
- a CDS encoding NfeD family protein, translating to MEESTIWWLAAGAVVVAELLTGTFYLLMVAVGLVAAALAAHLGLPVTVQIVAAAIVGGGAVVGWYYLKKKRPGDPSARADRSVNMDVGETILIEGWNPDGTTTVKYRGATWTAIHRPGVTPSTGMHRVAELVGNRLLVDPL from the coding sequence ATGGAGGAATCCACCATCTGGTGGCTGGCCGCGGGCGCTGTGGTCGTCGCGGAATTGCTCACGGGCACTTTCTACCTGCTCATGGTGGCGGTGGGCCTGGTGGCAGCCGCCCTGGCCGCGCACCTGGGCCTGCCGGTCACGGTGCAGATCGTGGCCGCCGCCATCGTGGGCGGTGGGGCGGTGGTGGGCTGGTACTACCTCAAGAAAAAACGTCCCGGAGACCCGTCCGCCCGCGCCGACCGCAGCGTGAACATGGACGTTGGCGAGACCATCCTCATCGAAGGCTGGAACCCGGACGGAACCACCACGGTGAAATACCGCGGCGCCACCTGGACAGCCATTCACCGCCCGGGCGTCACGCCCTCCACGGGCATGCACCGCGTGGCCGAACTGGTGGGCAACCGCCTGCTGGTCGATCCGCTGTAG
- a CDS encoding Orn/Lys/Arg decarboxylase N-terminal domain-containing protein — protein sequence MKFRFPIIIIDEDYRSENTSGLGIRALAQAIESEGFEVVGVTSYGDLSQFAQQQSRASAFILSIDDEEFTVGEGLDPIVLSLRNFIGEVRRKNTEVPIYVHGETKTSRHLPNDILRELHGFIHMFEDTPEFVARHIIREAKSYLESVQPPFFKALLDYAEDGSYSWHCPGHSGGVAFLKSPVGQMYHQFYGENMLRADVCNAVEELGQLLDHNGAIGESERNAARIFNADHCFFVTNGTSTSNKMVWHHTVAPGDVVVVDRNCHKSILHSIIMTGAIPVFMKPTRNHFGIIGPIPQSEFEPKAIEAKIKSNPLLKGVDAKKVKPRVLTLTQSTYDGVLYNTETIKGMLDGYVDNLHFDEAWLPHAAFHPFYGSYHAMGKKRTRPKYSVTYATQSIHKLLAGISQASHVLVQDSQTTKLDRHLFNEAYLMHTSTSPQYSIIASCDVAAAMMEPPGGTALVEESLLEALDFRRAMRQVEDDFGKNDWWFKVWGPDKLVDEGLGRAEDWIIRSDGKGKKNGSKWHGFGQLADGFNMLDPIKSTIVTPGLNLDGKFDKTGIPASIVTKYLAEHGVVVEKTGLYSFFIMFTIGITKGRWNTLLTALQQFKDDYEKNQPMWRILPEFCQQHKRYERMGLKDLCQHVHEMYAKYDIARLTTEMYLSDLTPAMKPSDAYAHIAHRQTERVEIDHLEGRITVGLVTPYPPGIPLLIPGEVFNKKIVDYLKFAREFAKLCPGFETDIHGLVEVEDENGQVRYYADCVADANKASGKNPKPLATAKNLVQVGDDGPYGRIV from the coding sequence ATGAAGTTTCGCTTTCCCATCATCATCATCGATGAAGACTATCGTTCCGAGAACACTTCGGGCCTCGGTATCCGCGCGCTGGCGCAGGCCATCGAGTCCGAGGGTTTCGAGGTTGTGGGGGTCACCAGCTACGGCGATCTGTCGCAGTTCGCGCAGCAGCAAAGCCGTGCCAGCGCCTTCATCCTGTCCATCGACGATGAAGAATTCACCGTGGGCGAGGGGCTCGACCCCATCGTGCTGAGCCTGCGCAACTTCATCGGCGAGGTGCGGCGCAAGAACACCGAGGTGCCGATCTACGTGCACGGAGAGACCAAGACCAGCCGCCACCTGCCCAACGACATCCTGCGCGAGCTGCACGGCTTCATCCATATGTTCGAGGACACGCCCGAGTTCGTGGCGCGCCACATCATCCGCGAAGCCAAGAGCTACCTGGAGAGCGTGCAGCCGCCGTTCTTCAAGGCGCTGCTGGACTACGCCGAAGACGGCTCGTACAGCTGGCACTGCCCCGGCCATTCGGGCGGCGTGGCGTTCCTGAAAAGCCCCGTGGGCCAGATGTACCACCAGTTCTACGGCGAGAACATGCTGCGCGCCGATGTCTGCAACGCGGTGGAAGAGCTCGGCCAGCTGCTGGACCACAACGGCGCCATCGGCGAAAGCGAGCGCAATGCCGCGCGCATCTTCAATGCCGACCACTGCTTCTTCGTGACCAACGGCACCAGCACGTCCAACAAGATGGTGTGGCACCACACGGTGGCCCCGGGCGACGTGGTGGTGGTGGACCGCAATTGCCACAAGTCCATCCTGCACAGCATCATCATGACCGGGGCCATCCCCGTGTTCATGAAGCCCACGCGCAACCACTTCGGCATCATCGGGCCCATCCCGCAAAGCGAGTTCGAGCCCAAGGCCATCGAGGCCAAGATCAAGTCCAATCCGCTGCTCAAGGGCGTGGATGCCAAGAAGGTCAAGCCGCGCGTGCTCACGCTCACCCAGTCCACCTACGACGGCGTGCTGTACAACACCGAGACCATCAAGGGCATGCTCGACGGCTATGTGGACAACCTGCACTTCGACGAGGCCTGGCTGCCGCACGCGGCCTTCCACCCGTTCTATGGCAGCTACCATGCCATGGGCAAGAAGCGCACGCGCCCCAAGTATTCGGTGACCTACGCCACGCAGTCCATCCACAAGCTGCTGGCGGGCATCAGCCAGGCCAGCCATGTGCTGGTGCAGGATTCGCAGACCACGAAACTCGACAGGCACCTCTTCAATGAGGCCTACCTGATGCACACCAGCACCAGCCCGCAGTACAGCATCATCGCCAGCTGCGACGTGGCCGCCGCCATGATGGAGCCGCCCGGCGGCACGGCCCTGGTGGAAGAAAGCCTGCTCGAAGCGCTGGACTTCCGCCGCGCCATGCGCCAGGTGGAAGATGACTTCGGCAAGAACGACTGGTGGTTCAAGGTCTGGGGGCCGGACAAGCTCGTGGACGAAGGGCTGGGCCGGGCCGAGGACTGGATCATCCGCAGCGATGGCAAGGGCAAGAAGAACGGCAGCAAGTGGCACGGTTTCGGCCAGCTGGCCGACGGCTTCAACATGCTGGACCCGATCAAGTCCACCATCGTCACGCCGGGCCTGAACCTGGACGGCAAGTTCGACAAGACCGGGATTCCCGCGTCCATCGTGACCAAGTACCTTGCCGAGCACGGCGTGGTGGTGGAGAAGACCGGCCTGTACAGCTTCTTCATCATGTTCACCATCGGCATCACCAAGGGCCGCTGGAACACGCTGCTCACGGCGCTGCAGCAGTTCAAGGACGACTACGAGAAGAACCAGCCCATGTGGCGCATCCTTCCCGAGTTCTGCCAGCAGCACAAGCGCTACGAACGCATGGGCCTCAAGGACCTGTGCCAGCACGTGCACGAGATGTATGCCAAGTACGACATCGCGCGCCTGACGACCGAGATGTACCTGTCGGACCTCACGCCCGCCATGAAGCCCTCGGACGCGTACGCGCACATCGCGCACCGCCAGACCGAGCGGGTGGAGATCGACCACCTGGAAGGCCGCATCACCGTGGGCCTGGTCACGCCGTACCCGCCGGGCATTCCGCTCTTGATCCCCGGCGAGGTGTTCAACAAGAAGATCGTGGACTACCTCAAGTTCGCCCGCGAATTCGCCAAGCTGTGCCCGGGCTTCGAGACCGACATCCACGGCCTGGTGGAGGTGGAGGACGAGAACGGCCAGGTGCGGTACTACGCCGATTGCGTGGCCGATGCGAACAAGGCCTCCGGCAAGAACCCCAAGCCGCTGGCCACCGCCAAGAACCTGGTGCAGGTGGGGGACGACGGCCCTTACGGGCGCATTGTCTGA
- a CDS encoding DNA ligase, with amino-acid sequence MRRRSCLAWLAWTTALPGARAADAPALLLANVYRPGMPLADYWVSEKYDGVRGYWDGQILRTRGGETIAAPAWFTAGWPDTPMDGELWAGRGRFSQAQSTARQQQPDDAAWRQMRLMVFDLPRHGGTFDERLAALNALVAGIGQPWVQAVPQQRVASDAALQSLLQRTVRAGGEGLMLHRGASLYRSGRSDDLVKVKTHEDTEARVVAHLPGKGRHAGRMGALLVEMPSGQRFRLGAGFTEADRSHPPPVGSWVTYRYRGTHGGGLPRFASFVRVREDMPAR; translated from the coding sequence ATGCGCCGCAGAAGCTGCCTGGCATGGCTGGCGTGGACCACGGCCCTGCCCGGCGCCCGTGCGGCGGATGCGCCCGCGCTGCTGCTGGCCAATGTGTACCGGCCTGGCATGCCGTTGGCGGACTACTGGGTCAGCGAAAAATACGACGGTGTGCGCGGCTACTGGGACGGCCAGATCTTGCGCACACGCGGCGGCGAGACGATTGCCGCCCCGGCCTGGTTCACCGCCGGGTGGCCCGATACCCCCATGGACGGTGAACTGTGGGCCGGGCGTGGCCGATTCAGCCAGGCGCAGTCCACCGCGCGGCAGCAGCAGCCCGATGACGCCGCCTGGCGCCAGATGCGGCTCATGGTGTTCGACCTGCCCCGGCACGGCGGCACATTCGATGAACGGCTCGCCGCGCTCAACGCCCTGGTCGCGGGCATCGGCCAGCCCTGGGTGCAGGCCGTGCCGCAACAGCGCGTGGCCAGCGACGCCGCCCTGCAGTCGCTGCTGCAGCGCACGGTGCGTGCGGGGGGCGAAGGCCTGATGCTGCACCGGGGCGCCTCGCTGTACCGGTCAGGACGCAGCGACGATCTGGTCAAGGTCAAGACCCACGAAGACACCGAGGCCCGCGTGGTCGCCCACCTGCCCGGCAAGGGCCGTCATGCCGGGCGCATGGGCGCGCTGCTGGTGGAGATGCCTTCGGGCCAGCGCTTCCGGCTGGGCGCAGGATTCACCGAAGCCGACCGCAGCCATCCACCGCCGGTGGGAAGCTGGGTGACCTACCGCTATCGCGGCACGCACGGGGGCGGGCTGCCCCGGTTTGCCAGCTTCGTGCGCGTACGCGAGGACATGCCCGCACGCTGA